Genomic window (Mycolicibacterium smegmatis):
CGGTGTTCACGCTGTTTGATGAAAAGTTCACCAGCGCAATCAATTACGTAGAATGACGTATTCCCTCCGTGCCCGCTGGGTCATAACGTCAAACATGAATTCGTTGATGTCATCGCTCGTCGTGGCGTGATGGCGGATGGACGATCTTCTCCAGTGATCCGGAGGACCCACGATGAAGTTCTGCGAGTACACATGCGGCAGCCGGTGACACGTCTTCACGCCACGCTCCTGGGCGTGATCGTCGCGATCGCGGCTCTGGCCGGCTGTTCGCGAGGCCCGGTGCAGACCGGCAATGTCTTCGTCATCGCGATCGAGTCCGAGGCCGACATCCTCGACCCACAGGTCGCCGGCGGCTGGGTGAGCTGGCGGATCAACCGGCAGATCTTCGAACCGCTTGTCGACGAGGATCTTTCGATGCCGTCGAGCGAGGCGACGGTGCCGCCGCTGCGGCCCGGTCTGGCCGAGTCGTGGGATATCAGCGACGACGGCCTGGAGTACACGTTCCACATCCGCAAAGACGTGAAGTTCCACGACGGCACGCCGCTGGACGCCCAGGCCGTCGAGTACAACGTCCGGCGCATGTGGGACAAGTCGTCGCCCATGTACAACGCACGTGCCGCAGGCCAGACCGGCTTCGTCTGGAAGTTCCTCGATTCGGTGCAGACGGTCGATGATCACACCCTGAAAATGCGTCTGAGCCAGCCGTTCTCGGAGTTCCTGCGTATGCTCGCCCAGGGCGGCAACGGTTCCACGGCGATCATGAGCCCCACCGCGCTGCAGACCTACGGCGAAGACGTCGCCGACCATCCGGTGGGCACCGGGCCGTTCAAGTTCAAAGAACGCATCCGCGGCGAACGCATCGACCTGGTGCGTAACGACGACTACTGGGGCAAGGTGCCCTACATCGACGGTGTCGTCTTCCGTCCGCTGCCCGACCCGTCGGCCCGCACCGCGGCGCTGCGCTCAGGTGACGTCGACATGATCGCGGTGCCCAATCCCGACAGCATCGACAACCTGGTCTCCGAGGGTTATCAACTCTCGGAGGGCACCCCGCCGCACACGTGGTACCTGTCGTTCAACATGAAGGACCGCTACACCTCGATTCCCGAGGTGCGCCAGGCGATCAACCTCGCGGTGGACCGCGAGGGCATGGCCAAGGACATGCTGCGCGGTTCGGTCACCCCGGCATGGGGCGTGCAGGCGCTGTCGGCGGGCGGATACGTCGAACGCAAGGACATCTACCAGCGCAACCTCGACAAGGCCCGTCAACTGCTGGCGTCGGTCGGGTTGGCCGACGGGTTCCAGACCACGCTGATCACCTCGACCGACGGATCCGGGCAGATCATGCCCGCCCAGATGGCCGAGTTCATCCAGCAGAATCTCGCCGAGATCGGCATCAAGGTGAACATCCAGACCCAGGAATGGATCTCGTATCTGGGTGTGTGGGCACGCGGCATGCAGGACGGCGTCGGTATGGCCCAGATGTCCTGGGGCATGACCAGCCCGTACTGGCTCTACATCGTGACGTCGTCGGAACTGCAGGCGCCCAACGGTCCCAACGTCGGGTACTACTCCAGTCCGGCGCTGGACAAGGCGATGAACAACGCGATCACCGCGCTCGACCCGCAGGAGGCCGAACAGTGGTGGCGCCGGGCCAACAACATCGTCAGCGACGAGGCCGCGCTGGTTCCCATCGTCAACGACAAGGCGCCGTACGTGCTGGCGCCGTATGTGTCGGGGTTCATCTCGGCGAGTGAGGAATGGTACGACCTCACCTCAGTGAAACTCGAACAGTGAGGCTCAACCGATGACCGCAACCATCAGAAATCGTTTACTGTCAACACTTCTCGTCCTGTTCGGGGTCAGCCTCATCGTGTTCCTGCTGCTGCAGCTGGTGCCCGGTGACCCAGCCGTCACCATCCTCGGTTCCGGGGCAACGGCCGAGGCGGTCGCCGCCCTGCGCACCGAGTTGGGCCTCGACCGCGCACTGCCGATCCAGTTCTTCGACTACCTCGGCGGCCTCGTGCGCGGCGATCTGGGCCGGTCGCTGACCGTCAACGCCCCGGTCGCCGACATCATGCTGCCGCGGTTCGCCAACACGATCATCCTCACGGTCGCCGCACTGATCCTGTGCATCGTGGTCGCCGTCCCGCTCGGCGTCATCGCGGCGCACAAGCAGTACAGCATTTTCGACCGCGTCTCGATGATGGTCTCGCTGGCCGGCGCGAGCGTGCCGGTGTACTGGTTCGGCCTGCTGCTGATCGGTGCGTTCGCCGTCACGCTGGGCTGGCTGCCCACCTCGGGTATGTACAACCCGCGTTTCCCCGGTGGATTCACGGATCTGCTGGCGCACCTTGTGCTTCCCGCGATCGCCGCGGCGCTCGTGCCGCTCGCGGTGATCGCGCGGATGACACGCAGCGTGATGATCGACATCCTGCAGCAGGACTACATCCGCACGCTGCGCGCCTCGGGCCTGTCGACGAACTCGGTGCTGTGGCGCCACGCCCTGCGAAACGCGTTGCCGCCCATCGTCAACATCATCGGCCTGCAGGTCGGGTACCTGCTCGGCGGTGTGGTGTTCGTCGAGGTCGTCTTCGGCTGGCCAGGTCTCGGCCAGCAGCTCTACACGTCGATCACCCAGCGTGACATCCCGGTGGTGCAGGCCGGTGTGCTGTTCATCGCGCTGGCGTTCGTGATCATCAACCTGCTCGCCGACGGTGCGGTCGGACTGCTGGATCCGCGTACGAGAAGGAAGGTCGGAGCATGAGCACACTGGTCGCGGGACGCACGTTCCCGTGGGTCCGCAGATCCTCGGCCGGCGGACCCGTCCAGGTCGACACCGACACCCCGAAACCGCAGTGGCGCCTGGCCGTCCGGGCGTTCAGCCGCGACCGGATGGCCGTGGTGTCGCTCGTCGTGCTGGTGATCGTGACGCTCGCGGCGGTTTTCGCGCCGTTGCTCACGCCCTACAGCCCCACCGCGGGTGACCCGGTGGACCGGCTCGCAGGCATCGGCACCGAAGGCCACCTGCTGGGCCTCGACGGGCAGGGACGTGACATCTGGACCCGGCTGCTCTACGGCGGGCGCAACTCGCTCATGACCGCGGTGGTGCCGGTGTTCGTGGTGTTCCCGCTGGCGCTGATGATCGGCCTGTTCGCGGGATACCGGCGCAGCCGCGCAGGTGAGGTGCTCATGCGCATCCTCGACGTGCTGTTCGCGTTCCCGCTGGTGCTGCTGGCCATCGCGCTGTCGGCCGTGCTCGGCGCGGGGCTCGGCAACGTGATGCTCGCGATCGGCATCACGCTCATCCCCTACATGGCCCGTGTCGCCTACACCGCGACGGTGTCCGAGGCGAGCAAGGACTACATCGAGGCCGCACGCGCCTACGGCGCCAACCCGCTGCTGCTGATGTTCCGCGAACTCATGCCCAACGTCGTCGTACAGCTGCTCGTGTACTCGACCACGTTGTGCGGCCTGATGATCGTGGTGGCCTCGGGTCTGAGCTTCCTGGGCGTCGGCGTCATCCCGCCCACACCGGACTGGGGCATCATGACCGCCGACGGCAAGAACGTCCTGCTGGAGGGCATCTACCACGTCGCGACCATTCCCGGCCTGCTCATCCTCGTCGTCTCGCTGGCGTTCAACCTCGTCGGCGACGGCATCCGCGACGCCCTCGACCCACGGAAGCAGACCAACTGATGACACACGCCCTTGACGTCAAGAACCTGTCCGTGGACTTCCACACCGACAACGGCGTGGTCCACGCGGTCAAGAACGCCGACATCTGTGTGCGCGAAGGCGGAATCCTCGGCCTGGTCGGCGAATCCGGCTCCGGGAAATCCGTCACGTCGCTGGCGGTGCTGCGCCTGTTGGCCGGCCGGGCCCGGATCACCAACGGAGAGATCCTGTTCCGGGGCGAGAACCTGCTGGACAAGACCGAGAAACAGATGCGCGCCATCCGCGGCTCACACATCGGGATGGTCTCGCAGAACGCGCTGTCGGCGCTCGACCCGTCGTTCACCATAGGTGCACAGCTCGTCGAGGTGATCCGGTTGCACCAGGGCGTCGACAAGTCCACCGCGCGGGCCAAGGCGCTGGAGGCACTCGAACTCGTGGCGCTGCCGGATCCCAAGCGCCGCATGAAGTCCTACCCCCACGAGTTGTCGGGCGGGCAGCGTCAGCGCGTCGTGATCGCGATCGCGCTGTCGTGCCGGCCCGAACTGCTGCTCGCCGACGAGCCCACCACCGCGCTCGACGCGACCGTGCAGAAGCAGATCCTCGACCTGCTGCTGGACATCAACAAGGAACTGGGTACGTCGATCCTGTTGGTCACACACGATTTCGGAGTCGTCGCACACGTGTGCACCGACGTCACGGTCATGCGCCGCGGCGACGTGCTGGAGTCCGGTACCGCCGATCAGGTTCTCAACAACCCGCAACACCCCTACACCCAGGGACTCATGCGGGCCGTGCCGCGGCTGCACCTCGATGCCACCACGCGCGCCATCCCGCGCGCGGACCGGCGGTTGTTCGAGTTCCACGGCGACACCACCAAGGAGGCCGCCAATGTCGCGTGAAATCTTTGAACCGCTCATCTCGGTCACCGGCCTCACCAAGGTGTTCACGGTCCGCGGTGAGGACGGCAAGCGCAGCGAGTTCACCGCGGTCGACGGCGTGAGCTTCGACATCCAGCGCGGCGAGACGTTCGGGCTGATCGGCGAATCCGGGTCGGGCAAGACCACGACGGGCCGCATGGTGCTGGGCCTGGAGACGCCGACGTCCGGATCGATCACGTTCGAGGGCAACGAACTGGTGGGCCTGTCCGATCTCGCGATGCGGCGCTACCGCCGCCACATCCAGATCGTCTTCCAGGACTCCGGGTCGGCCTTCAACCCGCGTCGCAGCGTCGGGGCGCAGATCTCCTATCCGCTCAAGCTGTTCCGTCTCGCGACACCGGAAGAGGCCCGCAAGAAGACCCTCGAGCTGCTCGAGCGCGTCGGCATGCTGCCCTCGCACTACGACCGTTACATCCACGAGTTCTCGGGAGGTCAGCGCCAGCGACTCGGTATCGCCCGCGCGCTGATCACCGACCCGGACTTCATCGTGCTCGACGAGCCGACGGCCGCGCTCGACGTCTCGGTGCAGGCGCAGATCCTCAACCTGCTCAAGGACCTTCAGCTCGAACGCAAACTCACGATGCTGTTGATCACCCACAACCTGGCACTCGTCGAGCACATGTGTGAGCACGCCGGGGTGCTCGACCACGGCAGGCTCGTCGAATCCGGCCCGGTGGACCGGTTGCTCACCGAACCCGGAACCGAGATCACCCGCAAGCTCGTCGACGCCGTGCTCGAACCGGAATTGGAGACCGCGATATGACCGACTCGGCACTCGAACGGGCCACCGACACCGTCCGGCAGACCATCCCCCAGGTGCGGGCCCAACTCGACCGCGGCGAGATCACCCCGGTCGGCCTGGTGCGCCGCGCGTTGGCGCGCATCTCCCACGTCGAGGACAAGATCCAGGCGTTCGCGGCGGTGTTCGCCGACGAAGCACTCGCGGTGGCGCAGGAGAGCGCGCCGCAGGCCGGCCCGCTGTGGGGCATCCCGGTCGCCGTCAAGGACATCTACGACGTGGCCGGCTACCGCACCGGAAACGGATCCCGCGGTGCCCCAGAGCATCCCGCACTGCGCGACGCCGATGCCGTCCGGCGGCTGCGCGACGCGGGCGCCATCATCCTCGGCAAGGCCACCACGCACGAGTACGCCTACGGCGTCACCACGCCGCCGACGCGCAACCCGTGGTCGCTGGACCGCATCCCCGGCGGTTCCAGCGGAGGCACCGGCGCGGCCATCGCGGCAGGCGTGGTCGCGGCCGGTCTGGGCACCGACACCGGCGGTTCGATCCGCATCCCGGCCGCATTGTGCGGCGTCACGGGCCACAAACCGACGTTCGGTCTGGTGAGCCGCAGCGGTGTCAGCGCACTGAGTTCCACGCTCGACCACACCGGGCCGCTGGGGCGCACGGTCGACGACACCGTCGCCCTGCTCGAGGTCATCGCCGGGCACGACCCGGCCGACCCGTACAGCTCGTCGGCGCCCGTGCCCGATTTCCGGGCCGAATTCGACCGGGGTTTGGCAGGTCTCACCATCGGCGTCGCCGAACCATATTTCTGCGACCGGCTCACCCCCGACGTCGCCGCGGCGTTCGAGGAGGCCATCCACACCCTCGAACGCGGCGGCGCCACCATCACCTCGGTGACGTTCACCGACGTCGACCTGTGCCCCCGCGTCGTCGACGTGGTGTGCGGTGTCGAGGCCGCGGCATGGCACGCCGCGCAGATCGGTATGGCACCCGAGAAATTCAGCCCAGAGGTGCGGGACGCGCTGCGCC
Coding sequences:
- a CDS encoding ABC transporter substrate-binding protein → MTRLHATLLGVIVAIAALAGCSRGPVQTGNVFVIAIESEADILDPQVAGGWVSWRINRQIFEPLVDEDLSMPSSEATVPPLRPGLAESWDISDDGLEYTFHIRKDVKFHDGTPLDAQAVEYNVRRMWDKSSPMYNARAAGQTGFVWKFLDSVQTVDDHTLKMRLSQPFSEFLRMLAQGGNGSTAIMSPTALQTYGEDVADHPVGTGPFKFKERIRGERIDLVRNDDYWGKVPYIDGVVFRPLPDPSARTAALRSGDVDMIAVPNPDSIDNLVSEGYQLSEGTPPHTWYLSFNMKDRYTSIPEVRQAINLAVDREGMAKDMLRGSVTPAWGVQALSAGGYVERKDIYQRNLDKARQLLASVGLADGFQTTLITSTDGSGQIMPAQMAEFIQQNLAEIGIKVNIQTQEWISYLGVWARGMQDGVGMAQMSWGMTSPYWLYIVTSSELQAPNGPNVGYYSSPALDKAMNNAITALDPQEAEQWWRRANNIVSDEAALVPIVNDKAPYVLAPYVSGFISASEEWYDLTSVKLEQ
- a CDS encoding ABC transporter permease, yielding MTATIRNRLLSTLLVLFGVSLIVFLLLQLVPGDPAVTILGSGATAEAVAALRTELGLDRALPIQFFDYLGGLVRGDLGRSLTVNAPVADIMLPRFANTIILTVAALILCIVVAVPLGVIAAHKQYSIFDRVSMMVSLAGASVPVYWFGLLLIGAFAVTLGWLPTSGMYNPRFPGGFTDLLAHLVLPAIAAALVPLAVIARMTRSVMIDILQQDYIRTLRASGLSTNSVLWRHALRNALPPIVNIIGLQVGYLLGGVVFVEVVFGWPGLGQQLYTSITQRDIPVVQAGVLFIALAFVIINLLADGAVGLLDPRTRRKVGA
- a CDS encoding ABC transporter permease — protein: MSTLVAGRTFPWVRRSSAGGPVQVDTDTPKPQWRLAVRAFSRDRMAVVSLVVLVIVTLAAVFAPLLTPYSPTAGDPVDRLAGIGTEGHLLGLDGQGRDIWTRLLYGGRNSLMTAVVPVFVVFPLALMIGLFAGYRRSRAGEVLMRILDVLFAFPLVLLAIALSAVLGAGLGNVMLAIGITLIPYMARVAYTATVSEASKDYIEAARAYGANPLLLMFRELMPNVVVQLLVYSTTLCGLMIVVASGLSFLGVGVIPPTPDWGIMTADGKNVLLEGIYHVATIPGLLILVVSLAFNLVGDGIRDALDPRKQTN
- a CDS encoding ABC transporter ATP-binding protein, with product MTHALDVKNLSVDFHTDNGVVHAVKNADICVREGGILGLVGESGSGKSVTSLAVLRLLAGRARITNGEILFRGENLLDKTEKQMRAIRGSHIGMVSQNALSALDPSFTIGAQLVEVIRLHQGVDKSTARAKALEALELVALPDPKRRMKSYPHELSGGQRQRVVIAIALSCRPELLLADEPTTALDATVQKQILDLLLDINKELGTSILLVTHDFGVVAHVCTDVTVMRRGDVLESGTADQVLNNPQHPYTQGLMRAVPRLHLDATTRAIPRADRRLFEFHGDTTKEAANVA
- a CDS encoding ABC transporter ATP-binding protein — its product is MSREIFEPLISVTGLTKVFTVRGEDGKRSEFTAVDGVSFDIQRGETFGLIGESGSGKTTTGRMVLGLETPTSGSITFEGNELVGLSDLAMRRYRRHIQIVFQDSGSAFNPRRSVGAQISYPLKLFRLATPEEARKKTLELLERVGMLPSHYDRYIHEFSGGQRQRLGIARALITDPDFIVLDEPTAALDVSVQAQILNLLKDLQLERKLTMLLITHNLALVEHMCEHAGVLDHGRLVESGPVDRLLTEPGTEITRKLVDAVLEPELETAI
- a CDS encoding amidase, translated to MTDSALERATDTVRQTIPQVRAQLDRGEITPVGLVRRALARISHVEDKIQAFAAVFADEALAVAQESAPQAGPLWGIPVAVKDIYDVAGYRTGNGSRGAPEHPALRDADAVRRLRDAGAIILGKATTHEYAYGVTTPPTRNPWSLDRIPGGSSGGTGAAIAAGVVAAGLGTDTGGSIRIPAALCGVTGHKPTFGLVSRSGVSALSSTLDHTGPLGRTVDDTVALLEVIAGHDPADPYSSSAPVPDFRAEFDRGLAGLTIGVAEPYFCDRLTPDVAAAFEEAIHTLERGGATITSVTFTDVDLCPRVVDVVCGVEAAAWHAAQIGMAPEKFSPEVRDALRLGASYTGVEYLEARRARCAVIAGMNALFDSGPDLLISPTIAMTAPPYGSTHVDLGGRTVGVLDGVNALTVPANVTGMPALTVPAGFGSDGLPIGLQLMGRPGADATVLGAGRAFERIAGFVDFTPNL